The following are encoded together in the Candidatus Methylomirabilis oxygeniifera genome:
- a CDS encoding putative GCN5-related N-acetyltransferase (Evidence 3 : Function proposed based on presence of conserved amino acid motif, structural feature or limited homology) has translation MLAGFPKQVTLQTGTEVTIRPMVQEDAKRLHEFFCRLPREDRLFLRDDVSLREVIDAWTEELDYEKVLPLVAEVDDTIVADATLHRRKFGWTSHVGKVRLAVDTDYRAKGLGTRMLEALIETARKAGLEILVAEIMGGQTEALKILKHLGFTKEAVFYNYVKDQIGEEHDLVVMMKNLQIEPVMVPF, from the coding sequence ATGCTGGCCGGGTTTCCAAAGCAGGTGACACTTCAGACCGGAACAGAGGTTACAATTCGCCCAATGGTCCAAGAGGATGCGAAAAGGCTTCACGAATTTTTCTGCAGGCTGCCGCGCGAGGATCGTCTCTTTCTGCGGGACGACGTCTCCCTCCGGGAGGTGATCGATGCGTGGACGGAAGAGCTGGACTACGAGAAGGTCCTGCCGCTTGTGGCGGAGGTAGACGACACCATCGTGGCGGACGCCACGTTGCACCGCCGAAAATTCGGCTGGACCAGCCACGTGGGCAAGGTGCGCCTGGCCGTCGATACCGACTATCGGGCGAAGGGCCTTGGGACGCGTATGCTCGAGGCGCTGATCGAGACCGCCAGAAAGGCCGGCCTGGAAATTCTCGTCGCCGAAATCATGGGAGGTCAGACGGAGGCGCTGAAAATCCTTAAGCATTTGGGATTTACAAAGGAGGCGGTCTTCTACAACTATGTCAAAGATCAGATCGGAGAGGAGCACGACCTTGTGGTTATGATGAAGAACCTGCAGATCGAGCCGGTCATGGTGCCGTTTTAA
- a CDS encoding protein of unknown function (Evidence 5 : No homology to any previously reported sequences) translates to MKLVIKVKPPKGRVPHRPTRIEPERARYDRKRGKQAILKELKTEGETH, encoded by the coding sequence ATGAAGCTGGTGATTAAGGTAAAGCCGCCCAAGGGACGGGTTCCCCATCGGCCGACAAGGATAGAGCCGGAGCGGGCTCGCTACGATCGGAAGCGAGGCAAGCAAGCGATTCTGAAGGAGTTAAAAACAGAAGGCGAGACTCACTGA
- a CDS encoding protein of unknown function (Evidence 5 : No homology to any previously reported sequences), whose product MKPKGALTTGRRSGQTQKRQSRSTEPERVTELGEETERPLDAEDIALASLEAQVRAKEARADLGSTELSAVVAVRLPHALIVRFEAEATKRCITASELIKRALIRYLS is encoded by the coding sequence ATGAAACCAAAGGGTGCGCTGACCACTGGGCGGCGCTCAGGGCAGACGCAAAAGCGACAGAGCCGATCGACTGAGCCTGAACGCGTAACGGAACTCGGGGAAGAGACCGAGAGGCCACTCGATGCTGAAGATATCGCATTGGCCTCGCTGGAGGCGCAGGTGCGGGCAAAAGAGGCGCGGGCGGATCTCGGCTCGACAGAGTTGAGCGCAGTGGTGGCCGTCCGCCTTCCGCATGCGCTGATTGTGCGCTTCGAGGCGGAGGCGACGAAGCGTTGCATTACTGCGTCTGAGTTGATCAAGCGGGCGCTTATCCGGTATCTGTCATAG
- a CDS encoding protein of unknown function (Evidence 5 : No homology to any previously reported sequences) — protein MAESTLTQNRWTITRKTAVVLELLRGGEAAELARRYGLSQAQLFAWRDRFLEGGQAALKTRRGQIDSERERRVRELERKVGQLTLEKELLKKTDALIRQRGRRSTS, from the coding sequence ATGGCCGAGTCGACCCTGACACAGAATCGCTGGACGATCACCCGCAAGACGGCTGTGGTGCTGGAACTATTGCGTGGTGGTGAGGCCGCGGAGCTGGCCCGCAGGTATGGGCTCAGCCAAGCCCAACTGTTTGCCTGGCGGGATCGGTTCCTGGAAGGCGGGCAGGCGGCGCTCAAGACGCGCCGGGGACAGATCGACTCTGAGCGGGAGCGCCGCGTGCGGGAGCTGGAGCGCAAGGTGGGCCAGCTCACCCTGGAGAAGGAGCTGTTAAAAAAAACCGACGCGCTGATCCGCCAACGTGGGCGGAGGTCGACCAGTTGA
- a CDS encoding protein of unknown function (Evidence 5 : No homology to any previously reported sequences): MQKILMSVDGSFAAEAGARYALALAKACGADLDLLFVAGDQSAGAMRSAKESLLRLLRQAHALGLTARSVTEIGDPIRVMRDYVAREGITLAMASVTGPEAARRLLREVPCAMLLVRVVHPGRMASPHEILVPVYGGEFEGGGLEAAADLLANLGGFWQARIVLFRLRQPLARLFDRPRVGEETPEQAERTLRPFIAALSRRGLAPGTRVSLGRRHGPGITAEAAARRHDLIFLGTKGPKSVLQWLRRGTVDHVMRKSPCDLMLFRPAAA; this comes from the coding sequence ATGCAGAAGATTCTCATGAGTGTAGACGGCTCGTTCGCCGCAGAGGCGGGCGCGCGCTATGCCCTTGCGCTGGCCAAGGCCTGCGGAGCGGACCTTGATCTGCTCTTTGTTGCGGGGGATCAATCGGCCGGCGCGATGAGAAGCGCCAAGGAGTCGCTGCTGCGCCTGCTTCGGCAGGCGCATGCGCTTGGTCTTACCGCGCGAAGCGTGACGGAGATCGGCGATCCGATCCGAGTGATGCGGGACTACGTGGCGCGCGAAGGGATTACGCTGGCTATGGCATCCGTCACCGGACCGGAGGCGGCGCGTCGTCTCCTTCGCGAGGTTCCCTGCGCCATGCTGCTGGTGCGGGTGGTCCATCCCGGACGGATGGCGTCGCCGCACGAAATTCTGGTCCCGGTCTACGGCGGTGAGTTTGAAGGCGGCGGCCTCGAGGCGGCGGCCGATCTCCTGGCCAATCTTGGCGGATTCTGGCAGGCCCGTATCGTCCTTTTCCGGTTGAGGCAGCCGCTGGCGCGGCTGTTCGACCGCCCGCGCGTTGGCGAGGAGACGCCGGAACAGGCGGAACGCACGCTGCGTCCGTTTATCGCTGCGCTGTCCCGCCGGGGTCTGGCGCCTGGGACGCGGGTCTCGTTGGGCCGTCGTCACGGTCCTGGTATCACGGCTGAGGCGGCGGCCAGGCGTCATGATCTCATCTTTCTGGGGACGAAGGGGCCGAAGAGTGTTCTGCAATGGCTGCGTCGCGGAACCGTCGACCATGTAATGCGGAAGAGCCCGTGCGATCTGATGCTCTTCCGTCCCGCTGCCGCCTGA
- a CDS encoding CBS domain containing membrane protein, producing the protein MRVKDRMRRSLVSVAQSDTLDHALTTLKRFNIRHLPVVKGDHVVGIVSDRDVKKAAPSPFDYPTAEEFRAFTSAVSIKDIMTKEVITVAPLTPIEEAASLMSQKRIGALPVVQEGRLIGMLTETDVLGVITEMMGATQTGSRIEIEIPASPGTLTEVMGIVEAQQVEIASLVTLPAREGARRLVILRLRTINPDPVVRALEARGYPQVVGEFVH; encoded by the coding sequence ATGCGAGTGAAGGATCGAATGAGGCGCTCACTGGTGAGTGTCGCACAATCCGATACATTGGATCATGCGCTGACAACGTTAAAGCGGTTCAATATCCGCCATCTTCCGGTGGTCAAGGGCGACCATGTGGTGGGGATTGTATCGGATCGTGACGTGAAGAAGGCCGCCCCCTCTCCCTTTGACTATCCGACTGCGGAGGAGTTTCGAGCCTTTACATCCGCAGTGAGTATCAAGGATATCATGACGAAGGAGGTGATTACGGTTGCTCCGCTCACTCCCATCGAGGAGGCGGCCAGCCTAATGAGCCAGAAACGTATCGGAGCGCTGCCGGTCGTCCAGGAGGGAAGGCTGATCGGAATGCTTACCGAGACCGATGTCCTGGGTGTCATCACTGAGATGATGGGAGCGACACAGACCGGGTCTCGCATTGAGATTGAGATTCCCGCAAGTCCGGGAACGCTGACCGAGGTGATGGGGATCGTTGAGGCGCAGCAGGTGGAGATTGCCAGCCTTGTGACGCTGCCGGCTCGTGAAGGGGCGAGGCGTCTTGTGATCTTGAGGCTTCGGACCATCAATCCTGACCCCGTCGTCAGAGCGTTGGAAGCGCGCGGCTATCCTCAGGTTGTCGGTGAGTTCGTACACTAA
- a CDS encoding protein of unknown function (Evidence 5 : No homology to any previously reported sequences), protein MKMTPKMLEVEQATGVRGTG, encoded by the coding sequence ATGAAGATGACGCCGAAGATGTTGGAGGTAGAACAGGCGACCGGCGTGAGGGGCACGGGGTAA
- a CDS encoding conserved protein of unknown function (Evidence 4 : Homologs of previously reported genes of unknown function), with translation MAVNFISVTIQKPDAVNLILGQAHFIKTVEDLHEALVTAVPGIAFGVAFCESSGPCLVRWSGTDQALVELARNTAFAIGAGHSFLIFLRNCFPINVLPVIRQVPEVCGIYCATANPVEVILAETATGRGILGVVDGLAPKGIEQETDITTRKALLRQFGYKL, from the coding sequence ATGGCCGTCAACTTCATCTCAGTCACGATCCAGAAGCCGGATGCGGTCAACCTGATCCTGGGACAGGCCCACTTCATCAAGACCGTCGAGGATCTGCACGAGGCGCTTGTGACGGCCGTGCCGGGCATTGCATTCGGGGTGGCTTTCTGCGAGTCCTCCGGGCCGTGCCTGGTGCGCTGGAGCGGGACCGACCAGGCGTTGGTAGAGCTGGCGCGCAACACGGCCTTCGCCATCGGGGCCGGTCACAGTTTTCTGATCTTCTTGCGAAACTGCTTTCCGATTAACGTCCTGCCGGTCATTCGTCAGGTGCCGGAGGTCTGCGGTATCTATTGCGCGACCGCTAATCCGGTAGAGGTGATTCTGGCTGAAACGGCCACCGGACGTGGTATCCTCGGGGTCGTGGATGGGTTGGCGCCAAAGGGGATTGAACAGGAGACCGACATTACCACGCGAAAGGCGCTGCTCCGCCAGTTCGGCTATAAACTATAA
- a CDS encoding Calcium-transporting ATPase, whose amino-acid sequence MQIHRLSVEEALKALGTTDQGLSEVEAERRLREFGLNALQAAEDIPVLAMLGRQCTHFLALLLWAAAALAFVADWMKPGEGMDLLAWAIIGVIGVNALFSFVQEYKAERAIIALRRLLPMRVKVVRTGGIREVPASDLVPGDLTILAEGDRVPADGRVIAAVQFRVDNAPLTGESIPKSRTAEAAAAGSLAESANIVFAGTTVLSGTARVAIFATGMNTEFGKIAHLTSGIEAELSPLQHEIRTVTRLIAAISIGIGFAFFGLGVLIGRSFWENFVFAVGLLVANVPEGLLPTVTLALAVGGQRMAKRKALVKNLVSVETLGCATVICTDKTGTLTENRMAVTRIYIDGCEIRVSGSSVTTEAEEPVTPDLLERWAPLFAIAVGCNNAGRRHGEDGAAPTFVGDPTEIALLQCADALRPIGPDLLHRVGEFPFDADRKRMTTIHAASASRVAYVKGAPETVLPICRSTFRDGRAIPLGETERQAIVDRLNAFAGSALRVLALAYRELPGADRLPLMEEAERDLTFVGLIALFDPPRPEVPEAVARCKRAGIKPIMITGDNSRTALAIARTIGMVRNEKAPVLEGSRIEQMRDEDLKAALAGPEILFARMTPTQKMRVVTLLKEMGEVVAVTGDGVNDAPALKKADIGIAMGIAGTDVAKEAADIVLLDDNFATIVNAVEEGRAVYENIRKFVTYILASNIPEIVPYLASVVLRIPLLLTIIQILAVDLGTDMLPALGLGAEPPDANTMDRAPRSRNERLLNFPLLARSYLFLGPIEAAAAMSAGLWYLTAGGWEWGVDLPVASPLYRQATTVAFAAIVICQVANVYVCRSPRTSILSMGLFTNWLIVWGIAVELLILGLIVYSPIGHRIFGTDAFPAGFWWLLIGCAVLLLLVEEARKGIVRRLDPVKGLRYQEGTA is encoded by the coding sequence ATGCAGATTCACCGTCTGTCGGTCGAAGAGGCGCTGAAGGCTCTTGGAACCACCGACCAGGGGTTGAGCGAGGTCGAGGCGGAAAGACGACTCCGCGAATTCGGCCTCAACGCGCTTCAGGCCGCGGAAGACATACCGGTTCTGGCGATGCTGGGGCGGCAGTGTACGCACTTTCTGGCGCTTTTGCTGTGGGCGGCAGCAGCGCTGGCGTTCGTGGCCGATTGGATGAAGCCCGGCGAGGGGATGGATCTGCTCGCCTGGGCTATTATCGGGGTGATCGGGGTGAACGCCCTCTTCTCCTTCGTACAGGAGTACAAGGCGGAGCGAGCGATCATCGCCTTGAGGCGTCTTCTGCCGATGCGCGTGAAGGTCGTTCGGACCGGCGGCATCAGGGAGGTTCCGGCGTCCGATCTGGTGCCGGGTGATCTTACGATCCTGGCTGAGGGCGATCGAGTGCCCGCCGATGGACGGGTAATCGCCGCGGTCCAGTTCCGGGTCGACAACGCGCCGCTGACGGGCGAATCGATCCCTAAAAGCCGCACAGCGGAGGCTGCGGCGGCGGGGTCGCTTGCTGAGAGCGCCAATATCGTGTTTGCCGGCACCACCGTCCTCTCGGGGACGGCGAGGGTGGCCATCTTCGCCACCGGAATGAACACGGAGTTCGGCAAGATCGCCCACCTGACGTCGGGGATCGAGGCCGAATTGAGTCCGCTGCAGCACGAGATCCGAACAGTTACTCGACTGATTGCGGCGATCTCCATAGGTATCGGCTTCGCCTTTTTTGGACTTGGGGTGCTGATCGGCCGGAGCTTCTGGGAGAATTTTGTCTTTGCGGTCGGACTTCTGGTGGCCAATGTTCCGGAAGGCCTTCTCCCGACCGTCACCCTCGCATTAGCCGTGGGTGGGCAGCGGATGGCCAAACGGAAGGCGCTCGTGAAGAACCTGGTGTCGGTGGAGACGCTGGGATGCGCGACGGTGATCTGTACGGATAAGACGGGGACCCTGACGGAGAATCGGATGGCTGTGACGCGCATCTACATCGATGGCTGCGAAATTCGCGTATCGGGGAGTTCCGTGACTACGGAGGCCGAAGAGCCGGTCACCCCAGACCTCCTGGAACGATGGGCGCCGCTGTTCGCCATCGCCGTCGGATGCAACAATGCCGGCCGCCGCCACGGTGAGGATGGAGCAGCACCAACGTTTGTCGGTGACCCGACGGAGATTGCCCTCCTGCAGTGCGCGGACGCGTTGCGGCCGATCGGACCGGATCTGTTGCATCGAGTGGGGGAGTTCCCATTCGATGCCGACCGGAAGCGGATGACGACGATTCACGCGGCGTCGGCGAGCAGGGTGGCCTACGTGAAAGGCGCCCCGGAGACGGTATTGCCGATCTGTCGCTCGACATTTCGCGATGGGCGGGCGATCCCTCTGGGAGAGACCGAGCGCCAAGCGATTGTTGACCGGCTGAATGCGTTTGCCGGATCGGCGCTGCGGGTATTGGCCCTGGCGTACCGGGAGTTGCCTGGGGCCGACCGGCTGCCATTGATGGAAGAGGCAGAGCGGGACCTGACCTTCGTCGGCCTGATCGCCTTGTTCGATCCGCCCCGGCCGGAGGTTCCAGAGGCGGTAGCCCGCTGCAAGAGGGCCGGGATTAAGCCGATCATGATTACCGGCGACAACAGCCGCACTGCGCTGGCCATCGCGCGGACTATCGGGATGGTCCGCAATGAGAAGGCGCCGGTGCTTGAGGGCAGCCGGATCGAACAGATGCGGGACGAGGATCTTAAAGCCGCACTTGCCGGTCCGGAGATTCTCTTCGCCAGGATGACGCCTACACAGAAGATGCGGGTCGTGACGCTCCTGAAAGAGATGGGAGAGGTGGTGGCGGTGACAGGCGACGGCGTGAACGACGCGCCGGCCTTGAAGAAGGCCGACATTGGGATCGCCATGGGGATCGCCGGGACCGATGTGGCCAAGGAGGCCGCCGACATCGTGCTGCTCGACGACAACTTTGCCACCATCGTGAACGCCGTCGAAGAGGGGCGGGCGGTCTATGAGAACATCCGGAAGTTTGTCACCTATATTCTTGCGAGCAACATTCCAGAGATTGTACCGTATCTGGCCTCAGTGGTACTGCGGATCCCGCTGCTGCTGACGATTATTCAGATTCTGGCCGTCGATCTGGGTACCGATATGTTGCCGGCTTTGGGTCTCGGGGCCGAACCGCCGGACGCGAACACGATGGATCGTGCGCCAAGGTCCAGAAACGAGCGCCTGTTGAATTTCCCGTTGCTGGCCAGATCGTATCTGTTTCTTGGACCGATCGAGGCGGCTGCAGCCATGAGCGCCGGACTCTGGTATCTCACCGCCGGCGGTTGGGAGTGGGGCGTGGACCTGCCGGTTGCGAGTCCGCTCTACAGGCAGGCGACGACGGTAGCGTTCGCTGCCATCGTGATCTGCCAGGTGGCCAACGTCTACGTGTGCCGGAGTCCGAGAACCTCGATTCTCTCTATGGGTCTCTTTACCAATTGGCTGATCGTCTGGGGTATTGCGGTCGAGTTGTTGATTCTCGGCCTGATCGTCTATAGCCCGATCGGGCATCGGATCTTCGGGACCGACGCCTTTCCTGCCGGGTTCTGGTGGTTGCTGATCGGCTGTGCGGTATTGTTACTGCTTGTAGAAGAGGCGCGAAAGGGGATCGTTCGCCGTCTCGATCCGGTGAAAGGACTTCGTTATCAGGAGGGGACCGCATGA
- a CDS encoding conserved protein of unknown function (Evidence 4 : Homologs of previously reported genes of unknown function), protein MTIPARVREWLDQQQVRYEIIPHREVYTAQEVAGATHIPGRAYAKVVILKGRQGLMMAVLPAMCRLDIVRMRHVVNDNTASLDPEADFAQTFAGCEPGAMPAFGNLYGIPVYCDQHLTRETTITFPAGSHHEVIRIASKDFLRITGAQVQEICTNAQEQAA, encoded by the coding sequence ATGACAATTCCAGCACGGGTACGCGAGTGGTTGGATCAGCAGCAGGTACGGTACGAGATTATCCCCCACAGGGAGGTGTACACGGCTCAGGAGGTGGCCGGCGCCACGCATATCCCCGGTCGGGCCTATGCCAAGGTGGTCATTCTGAAAGGGCGGCAAGGCTTGATGATGGCGGTTCTTCCGGCTATGTGCCGATTGGACATCGTTCGGATGCGGCATGTCGTCAACGACAACACGGCGAGTCTGGACCCGGAGGCCGATTTCGCGCAGACATTTGCCGGCTGCGAGCCTGGGGCCATGCCTGCCTTCGGCAACCTCTACGGGATCCCAGTGTACTGCGATCAGCACTTGACGCGGGAGACGACGATCACCTTCCCGGCGGGGAGCCACCACGAGGTGATCCGGATCGCATCCAAGGACTTTCTTCGAATAACGGGCGCTCAGGTACAGGAGATCTGCACAAACGCGCAAGAACAAGCCGCGTGA
- a CDS encoding putative ATP-dependent protease (Evidence 3 : Function proposed based on presence of conserved amino acid motif, structural feature or limited homology) has product MMNPLTPDALRKVCPPESLPFEGTDELTPLEEVVAQDRAVEAITFGVGIRCEGFNLFVLGPAGTGKTTAIKRFLASEAAKLPTPPDWCYVNNFADPQRPRALCLPPGRAHLFQADCERLLAELKTGVPRAFESEAYEQNRQIILEELQKQTSDELEALRKRAEALGFGLAKTASGFMIVPMLRGKPLKPEGFEGLDEETRQQVTLRMEEVQKDLAATRRRIRDLEREAKNRLDGIDREVATSAVDHLIEEVKDGYAEHAAVQAHLEAIREDVIANVDLFRRDQSVAQGLPDPTAMLRQGLDPFDRYRVNVLIEHREDGGAPVVVEPHPTCQNLLGRVEHQVHMGALYTNFLMAKAGALHRANGGFLVLEGMELLKQFFAWDQLKRTLKNRRIRIEEPGEQFRLYSTVTLEPDPIPLNVKVVLIGSPWLYYLLHAYDPEFQELFKVQAEFSDRVARTPDTILTFARLLSTCCEAEKLKPFDRGAVAKLVEHSSRLVEDQEKLATAFSHLLDVAREACFLAGQNGHDRVTAEDVQRAISAKIRRANRLDEQLQELIVERTLLVDTDGAVVGQVNGIAIIQLGEYHFGKPSRITARTFLGRGGIIDIEREARMGGRIHSKGVLILSGYLGGRYVQQAPLALSASLAFEQVYEEVEGDSASSAELYAILSSLSGLPIKQGFAVTGSVNQRGEVQAIGAVNAKIEGFFDVCRARGLTGEQGVLIPASNVRHLMLREDVVEAVAAGQFQIFPVRTIDEGIALLTGREAGERGPDGIFPEDSVNGLVQGRLREMAEQARAYGGETPAVSHQVDRHDEVESTISHSIRTRS; this is encoded by the coding sequence ATGATGAATCCGTTGACACCTGATGCGCTTCGCAAGGTCTGTCCGCCGGAAAGCCTCCCGTTTGAAGGGACGGATGAGCTCACACCCCTGGAAGAGGTCGTCGCTCAGGACCGCGCGGTCGAGGCCATCACCTTCGGTGTCGGCATCCGCTGCGAAGGGTTTAATCTCTTCGTCCTGGGGCCTGCCGGAACCGGCAAGACCACGGCGATCAAGCGCTTCCTGGCCAGCGAGGCGGCGAAGCTCCCGACCCCTCCCGATTGGTGCTATGTGAATAACTTCGCCGACCCGCAACGCCCCCGCGCGCTCTGCCTTCCTCCCGGTCGCGCCCACCTCTTCCAGGCCGACTGCGAGCGGCTTCTGGCTGAGCTGAAGACTGGCGTCCCCAGAGCCTTCGAATCCGAGGCCTATGAACAGAACCGCCAGATCATCCTGGAGGAGTTGCAGAAACAGACGAGCGACGAGTTGGAGGCGTTGCGAAAGCGAGCAGAGGCGCTCGGATTTGGGCTTGCCAAGACCGCTAGCGGCTTTATGATCGTCCCGATGTTGAGGGGGAAGCCGTTGAAACCTGAAGGGTTCGAAGGCCTTGATGAGGAGACCAGGCAGCAGGTCACTCTCAGAATGGAGGAAGTGCAGAAGGATCTGGCCGCAACGCGCCGACGGATCCGCGACCTGGAGCGGGAGGCGAAGAACCGCCTTGACGGGATAGACCGGGAGGTTGCAACCTCCGCGGTGGATCACCTGATCGAGGAGGTCAAAGACGGGTACGCCGAACACGCTGCTGTGCAGGCGCACCTCGAGGCGATACGCGAGGACGTCATCGCCAACGTCGATCTGTTTCGTCGGGATCAAAGCGTGGCGCAGGGACTACCGGATCCGACAGCGATGCTGCGGCAAGGGTTGGACCCTTTCGACCGGTATCGGGTGAACGTCCTGATTGAACATCGGGAGGATGGCGGCGCGCCGGTCGTTGTCGAACCGCACCCCACCTGTCAGAACCTGTTGGGGCGGGTCGAACACCAGGTTCACATGGGTGCGCTTTACACTAATTTTCTGATGGCCAAGGCGGGGGCCTTGCACCGGGCTAATGGGGGCTTTCTGGTCCTGGAGGGTATGGAGTTGCTCAAGCAGTTCTTTGCGTGGGACCAATTGAAACGGACACTCAAGAATCGCCGGATCAGGATCGAAGAGCCGGGGGAGCAGTTCCGTCTTTACAGCACAGTCACGCTTGAGCCCGATCCGATCCCTCTCAACGTGAAGGTGGTCCTCATCGGCAGCCCGTGGCTCTACTACCTGTTGCACGCCTATGACCCGGAGTTTCAGGAACTGTTCAAGGTCCAGGCCGAATTCAGTGATCGCGTGGCTCGGACGCCTGACACGATTCTGACCTTTGCCCGCCTGCTGTCCACCTGTTGTGAGGCCGAGAAGCTCAAACCGTTCGACCGGGGCGCAGTCGCGAAGCTGGTAGAGCACAGCTCGCGGCTGGTGGAGGATCAGGAAAAGCTTGCCACGGCGTTCAGTCATCTCCTGGATGTGGCCCGCGAGGCCTGTTTCCTAGCCGGGCAGAACGGGCACGATCGGGTCACGGCAGAGGATGTGCAGCGTGCGATTTCCGCCAAGATCAGGCGCGCCAATCGACTGGATGAACAGTTGCAGGAATTGATCGTTGAGCGGACCCTGCTGGTCGATACCGATGGCGCGGTGGTGGGACAAGTCAATGGAATCGCCATAATCCAGCTTGGGGAGTATCACTTCGGCAAGCCGAGTCGAATTACGGCGCGCACCTTTCTCGGGCGCGGCGGTATCATCGACATCGAGCGTGAAGCGCGAATGGGCGGCCGTATTCACAGTAAGGGCGTACTGATCCTTTCAGGCTATCTCGGCGGCCGCTATGTGCAGCAGGCGCCCCTTGCCCTGTCGGCCAGTCTTGCCTTCGAACAGGTGTATGAGGAGGTGGAAGGCGACAGTGCGTCGTCAGCGGAGTTATACGCAATCCTTTCCAGTCTGTCGGGGTTGCCGATCAAGCAGGGATTTGCGGTGACAGGCTCGGTAAATCAGCGGGGAGAGGTTCAGGCGATCGGGGCCGTCAATGCCAAGATCGAGGGGTTTTTTGATGTCTGCCGCGCAAGGGGATTGACGGGAGAGCAGGGCGTACTGATTCCGGCGAGTAATGTCCGGCATCTCATGCTCAGGGAGGATGTTGTGGAGGCGGTCGCTGCGGGGCAATTTCAAATCTTTCCCGTTCGGACTATCGATGAGGGGATTGCCTTGCTGACCGGACGGGAAGCGGGCGAGCGTGGCCCGGATGGAATCTTTCCTGAAGACAGCGTGAATGGACTGGTGCAGGGGCGGCTGCGCGAAATGGCGGAGCAGGCGCGCGCCTACGGCGGCGAGACCCCGGCGGTGTCGCATCAGGTAGACCGCCATGACGAAGTCGAATCGACAATATCTCACTCAATCCGGACGCGGTCATGA
- a CDS encoding protein of unknown function (Evidence 5 : No homology to any previously reported sequences): protein MTGGKVPVKSVKKVGSLLSELLEVERRVSERAHELFRDQGWQAGRECEYWLQAEKELLWRPCAELVETDGELRVSFALAGLTARNVKVLVEPNHLTVRAATAHEDRKEEGTCHFCEFHRGELYRSMALPSTVIPEKVQAEMKEGMLTVVLPKGNGSGGGKVRIKRALTRTRVES from the coding sequence ATGACGGGTGGCAAGGTTCCGGTCAAGTCGGTCAAGAAGGTTGGTTCGCTGCTGAGCGAGCTGCTGGAGGTCGAGCGGCGAGTATCTGAGCGCGCCCATGAGCTCTTCAGAGATCAGGGTTGGCAAGCCGGCCGCGAGTGTGAGTATTGGCTGCAGGCCGAAAAGGAGCTGCTATGGCGGCCGTGCGCGGAGTTGGTCGAGACCGACGGAGAACTTCGAGTCAGCTTCGCCCTGGCCGGCCTGACTGCCAGGAATGTAAAGGTGCTGGTTGAACCCAACCACCTGACGGTGCGAGCGGCCACAGCGCACGAAGACAGGAAAGAAGAGGGGACTTGCCACTTCTGCGAGTTTCATCGTGGGGAGCTGTACCGGTCAATGGCGTTGCCGAGTACCGTCATTCCGGAGAAGGTTCAGGCGGAGATGAAAGAGGGCATGCTGACCGTTGTACTTCCAAAGGGGAACGGATCCGGCGGTGGGAAGGTCCGGATAAAGAGAGCGTTGACGAGGACGCGCGTGGAATCTTGA